One genomic segment of Pandoraea sputorum includes these proteins:
- a CDS encoding class II glutamine amidotransferase gives MCQLLAMNCAEPTDITFSFTGFAARGGGTDHHADGWGIAFFEDKACRLFIDHQAAANSPIAELVKKYPIKSKNVIAHIRKATQGIVELENCHPFQRELWGRHWIFAHNGDLHDYDPFLSGVYQPVGTTDSERAFCDIMQGLRKRFPGSQPPLDELFHAVEDITRTITRHGVFNFVLSNGQALIAHCSTRLHFIARQWPFTKAHLIDADWEIDFAKFTTPADRVAVIATAPLTDNEVWTTFEPGELILFEKGAPTLRTVVPIPEAVRLRNAQNTACQ, from the coding sequence ATGTGCCAACTGCTCGCAATGAATTGCGCGGAACCGACCGACATCACGTTCTCATTTACCGGTTTCGCGGCGCGTGGGGGCGGCACGGATCACCATGCCGACGGCTGGGGTATCGCATTCTTCGAGGACAAGGCCTGTCGCCTGTTCATCGATCATCAGGCAGCGGCCAACTCACCCATCGCCGAATTGGTCAAGAAGTACCCGATCAAGTCCAAGAACGTCATCGCGCACATCCGTAAAGCCACGCAAGGCATCGTCGAACTGGAGAATTGCCATCCGTTCCAGCGCGAGCTTTGGGGACGCCACTGGATCTTTGCCCACAACGGCGACCTGCATGATTACGACCCGTTTCTCTCGGGCGTCTATCAACCGGTGGGGACGACGGACAGCGAGCGTGCCTTCTGCGACATCATGCAGGGCCTGCGCAAGCGCTTCCCCGGCTCGCAACCGCCGCTCGACGAGTTGTTCCACGCGGTGGAAGACATCACGCGCACGATCACGCGCCACGGTGTATTCAACTTCGTGCTATCGAACGGTCAGGCCCTGATCGCGCACTGCTCGACCCGACTGCACTTCATCGCCCGTCAGTGGCCGTTCACGAAGGCGCACCTGATCGACGCCGACTGGGAGATCGATTTCGCCAAGTTCACTACCCCGGCCGACCGCGTCGCGGTGATCGCGACAGCACCGCTTACCGACAACGAAGTCTGGACGACGTTCGAGCCGGGCGAACTCATTTTGTTCGAGAAAGGCGCGCCGACGCTGCGCACCGTGGTGCCGATTCCGGAAGCGGTGCGTCTGCGCAACGCGCAAAACACGGCCTGCCAGTAA
- a CDS encoding amino acid ABC transporter permease, with amino-acid sequence MAFGLDFSFFFQPVATGEDSTYFGWVLSGLKLTLEVGLGGWIIALVIGSVLGVMRTIPNKWISGFAAAYVELFRNIPLLVQLFFWYYVAPDFLPEAVRQWLFSLNPANVSLLTGVIGLGLFTAARVCEQVRSGINSLPKGQKNAGLAMGLTLPQTYRFVLLPVAFRVVIPPITSEFVNIFKNSAVISTVNLLELTGQGKQLIDYTAHSYESFIVITVAYMIINIAVLVLMRFIEAKTRLPGYIGGK; translated from the coding sequence ATGGCTTTCGGTCTCGATTTCAGTTTTTTCTTCCAGCCGGTCGCAACCGGTGAGGACAGCACCTATTTCGGGTGGGTTCTCTCGGGTCTCAAGCTCACGCTTGAGGTTGGCCTTGGCGGCTGGATTATCGCGCTCGTCATCGGCTCCGTGCTCGGGGTGATGCGCACCATCCCAAACAAATGGATTTCCGGATTCGCAGCGGCTTACGTCGAACTGTTCCGGAATATCCCGCTGCTCGTGCAGTTGTTCTTCTGGTATTACGTGGCCCCCGACTTCCTGCCGGAAGCGGTTCGCCAGTGGCTGTTCTCGCTCAACCCCGCTAACGTCTCGCTGCTCACCGGTGTGATCGGCCTGGGGCTGTTCACGGCGGCTCGGGTTTGCGAACAGGTGCGCTCCGGTATCAATTCGTTGCCGAAAGGCCAGAAGAATGCTGGTCTCGCGATGGGGCTCACGCTCCCGCAGACCTACCGCTTCGTGTTGCTGCCGGTCGCGTTCCGTGTGGTGATTCCGCCGATTACGTCGGAGTTCGTCAACATCTTCAAGAACTCGGCTGTGATTTCGACGGTGAACCTGCTCGAACTGACGGGCCAGGGCAAGCAGCTTATCGACTACACGGCGCATAGCTACGAGTCGTTCATCGTTATCACGGTGGCTTACATGATCATCAACATCGCGGTGCTGGTGCTCATGCGCTTCATCGAAGCCAAGACCCGCCTGCCGGGCTACATCGGGGGCAAATAA
- the gltK gene encoding glutamate/aspartate ABC transporter permease GltK encodes MFEIFAWGGVVDAWPLLVKGMITTLQVTALAVVVGIIWGTLLAMMRLSGVAPLKWFADLYVNVFRSIPLLMVLLWFFLIVPQVLRSLLDVPPTWDIRMVSALVAFSLFEAAYYSEIIRAGIQSVSRGQMSAAFALGMSYWQAMGLVVLPQAFRNMVPLLLTQGIILFQDTSLVYAIALSDFFGMAYSVGQRDGTLPAMIVFAGAVYFVICFTVSMLVKRLQKRLAK; translated from the coding sequence ATGTTCGAGATCTTCGCATGGGGCGGTGTCGTCGACGCTTGGCCTCTGCTCGTCAAGGGCATGATCACCACGCTGCAGGTCACGGCGCTCGCGGTGGTTGTCGGCATCATCTGGGGCACGCTGCTCGCGATGATGCGTCTGTCGGGCGTGGCACCGCTGAAGTGGTTCGCGGATCTGTACGTGAACGTGTTCCGCTCGATTCCGCTGCTGATGGTGCTGCTGTGGTTCTTCCTGATCGTGCCGCAGGTGCTGCGTTCGTTGCTCGACGTGCCGCCGACGTGGGATATCCGGATGGTCTCGGCGCTCGTGGCTTTCTCGCTTTTTGAAGCGGCGTATTATTCGGAAATTATCCGCGCCGGTATTCAGAGCGTGTCGCGTGGTCAGATGTCCGCCGCTTTCGCGCTGGGCATGTCGTACTGGCAAGCGATGGGTCTCGTGGTGCTGCCGCAGGCGTTCCGCAACATGGTGCCGCTGCTGCTCACGCAGGGCATTATCCTGTTCCAGGATACCTCGCTCGTGTACGCGATCGCCCTGTCCGACTTCTTCGGCATGGCGTACTCGGTCGGTCAGCGTGACGGCACGCTGCCTGCCATGATTGTGTTTGCCGGGGCGGTCTACTTTGTGATCTGCTTCACGGTTTCGATGTTGGTTAAACGTCTTCAAAAGAGGTTGGCGAAATGA
- a CDS encoding LysR family transcriptional regulator: MEIKWLEDFVSLAKTNSFSRSAELRHVTQPAFSRRIQSLEAWLGSELIDRSSYPTRLTPAGEVFYEQALTLLAQAQEARALLREQRSADHSVIDFAVPHTLSMTFFPRWLKQLEKRQGLLRSRLRALNVHDAAMSLTDGGCDLLMCYYHPSQPLQLDSARYEMIVLGSERFSPYSAPAAQKRARFKLPGTPEAPVPYLAYTSNAYLGRMADLLVGDVSGRLHLDKVYETDMAEALKAMVLAGHGVAFLPESAVVDSVARGELIDLAPPGKASTPWHLDMEIRLYRDRLAHTDASNRRERAKRDVVEAFWQAVRDQVKG, from the coding sequence ATGGAAATCAAGTGGCTCGAGGACTTTGTGTCCCTCGCCAAGACGAACAGTTTCAGCCGGTCGGCGGAATTGCGTCACGTGACGCAGCCCGCGTTCTCGCGGCGTATCCAGTCGCTCGAAGCGTGGCTGGGCAGCGAACTCATCGACCGTTCGAGCTATCCAACGCGCCTCACCCCTGCGGGCGAGGTCTTCTACGAGCAGGCGCTGACGTTGCTCGCGCAGGCTCAGGAAGCGCGTGCGTTGCTGCGCGAACAACGCTCCGCCGACCATTCGGTGATCGACTTCGCCGTCCCCCACACGCTCTCCATGACGTTCTTCCCGCGCTGGCTCAAGCAGCTTGAGAAGCGTCAGGGCTTGCTGCGCAGCCGCCTGCGTGCGCTCAATGTGCACGATGCGGCCATGTCGCTCACCGACGGCGGCTGCGATCTTCTGATGTGCTACTACCACCCGAGCCAGCCGCTGCAGCTCGACTCGGCGCGCTACGAGATGATCGTGCTTGGCAGCGAGCGCTTCAGTCCATACAGCGCCCCGGCCGCGCAAAAGCGCGCGCGTTTCAAGCTGCCCGGAACCCCTGAAGCGCCAGTGCCGTATCTGGCTTATACGTCCAACGCCTACCTTGGCCGGATGGCCGATCTGCTGGTGGGGGACGTGTCTGGCCGTCTGCATCTGGACAAGGTCTACGAGACGGATATGGCGGAAGCGCTCAAAGCGATGGTGCTCGCCGGACACGGCGTGGCGTTCCTGCCCGAGAGCGCGGTGGTCGATTCGGTAGCGCGCGGCGAACTGATCGACCTCGCACCGCCAGGCAAAGCCTCGACGCCCTGGCATCTGGACATGGAAATCCGTCTGTATCGCGACCGGCTCGCCCATACGGACGCGAGCAACCGCCGCGAGCGCGCCAAGCGCGACGTCGTCGAAGCCTTCTGGCAGGCCGTTCGGGATCAGGTCAAAGGCTAA
- a CDS encoding DUF3025 domain-containing protein, with product MSLLISAGAPELPEIDWRAPWFNAVAAPGLAALAADDWRDALSLLAANAGLVSGQGQALRFVAQDDLPAGVAYEAFIASTGGVPTRRNLHDFFNALIWLTFPRGKAALNARQASAIAADGVQSTRGATRDAATLFDENAVVFACSDASLGAVLRAFDWQTLFVARRADWGRACEVQPFGHALLEKLVTPYKSVTAHAWIVDVPRIYFEWPDARRREWLDTQIAPALASVSLTTRDFSPLPVLGIPGWWPANDDPVFYRDVSVFRPGRRERAQRRHDTP from the coding sequence TTGAGTCTGTTAATTTCGGCGGGCGCACCCGAACTGCCCGAGATCGACTGGCGTGCGCCATGGTTTAACGCCGTGGCGGCGCCAGGGCTGGCGGCGCTGGCCGCTGACGACTGGCGCGATGCGCTGTCGTTACTGGCCGCGAACGCCGGTCTGGTCAGTGGGCAGGGGCAGGCACTTCGCTTCGTCGCGCAGGACGATCTGCCTGCCGGTGTCGCCTATGAAGCATTCATTGCGTCCACCGGCGGCGTGCCGACCCGCCGAAATCTCCACGATTTCTTCAATGCGCTGATCTGGCTGACGTTTCCGCGCGGCAAGGCGGCGCTCAATGCGCGTCAGGCGTCGGCCATTGCGGCTGACGGTGTGCAATCCACCCGCGGCGCGACACGCGACGCCGCAACGCTGTTCGACGAGAACGCCGTCGTGTTTGCTTGCAGCGATGCCTCGCTCGGTGCGGTATTGCGAGCGTTCGACTGGCAGACGTTGTTCGTGGCGCGTCGTGCCGACTGGGGGCGTGCTTGCGAGGTACAGCCGTTCGGGCACGCTTTGCTGGAAAAGTTGGTCACGCCCTACAAGTCGGTGACCGCGCACGCGTGGATCGTCGACGTTCCTCGGATTTACTTCGAATGGCCGGACGCGCGACGGCGTGAGTGGCTCGACACGCAGATTGCGCCGGCGCTGGCATCCGTCTCCCTCACGACGCGTGATTTCTCGCCGCTGCCGGTCTTAGGTATCCCCGGGTGGTGGCCTGCGAACGACGATCCGGTGTTTTATCGGGACGTGTCCGTCTTCCGACCCGGACGCCGGGAGCGGGCGCAGCGTCGACATGACACCCCGTGA
- the rpsI gene encoding 30S ribosomal protein S9, with product MFKNDWNYGTGRRKSAVARVFIKAGKGDIIVNGKPIKEYFARETSLMIVRQPLELTNHGETFDIKVNVSGGGETGQAGAVRHGITRALIDYDATLKPTLSTAGFVTRDAREVERKKVGFHKARRRKQFSKR from the coding sequence ATGTTCAAAAACGATTGGAATTACGGCACCGGCCGTCGCAAGAGCGCAGTTGCTCGTGTGTTCATCAAGGCTGGCAAGGGCGATATCATCGTCAATGGCAAGCCGATCAAAGAGTACTTTGCTCGTGAAACGTCGCTGATGATCGTTCGTCAGCCGCTCGAGCTGACCAACCACGGCGAAACGTTCGACATCAAAGTCAACGTTTCGGGCGGCGGTGAAACGGGTCAGGCTGGTGCGGTTCGTCACGGTATCACCCGCGCATTGATCGACTACGACGCGACGCTCAAGCCGACGCTGTCGACCGCAGGCTTCGTTACGCGCGATGCCCGTGAAGTCGAACGTAAGAAGGTTGGCTTCCACAAAGCCCGCCGTCGCAAGCAATTCTCGAAGCGTTAA
- the pyrC gene encoding dihydroorotase, with protein MSTELTITRPDDWHLHVRDGDVLKSVLPDSARQFGRAIIMPNLKPPVTTTEHAAAYRERILAARPDGNTFEPLMTLYLTDNTPAEEIRRAKASGFVHGVKLYPAGATTNSDAGVTDLAKCRGALEAMQDVGMPLLVHGEVTRSDIDIFDREKVFIDKVMSPLRRDFPGLKVVFEHITTQDAAEYVASAEGPIAATITPHHLLYNRNAIFTGGIRPHYYCLPVLKRETHREALVKAATSGSPRFFLGTDSAPHARGVKEAACGCAGCYTALHAVELYAEAFDKAGALDKLEAFASFYGPDFYELPRNADKVTLVREDWTLPAELPMGDQTVVPLRGGEVIGWKFKG; from the coding sequence ATGAGCACCGAACTGACTATCACCCGTCCCGATGACTGGCACTTGCACGTACGCGATGGCGACGTGCTCAAGAGCGTGTTGCCCGACAGCGCCCGCCAGTTCGGCCGCGCGATCATCATGCCGAACCTGAAGCCGCCGGTCACCACGACCGAACACGCGGCGGCGTATCGCGAGCGCATTCTCGCGGCACGCCCGGATGGCAACACGTTCGAACCGCTCATGACGCTGTACCTCACCGACAACACGCCGGCCGAAGAGATCCGTCGCGCGAAGGCGTCGGGCTTCGTCCATGGCGTGAAGCTCTATCCGGCCGGTGCAACGACGAATTCGGATGCCGGTGTGACCGATCTGGCCAAGTGCCGCGGCGCGCTCGAAGCCATGCAGGACGTCGGCATGCCGTTGCTCGTGCACGGCGAAGTGACGCGTTCGGACATCGACATCTTCGATCGTGAAAAGGTGTTCATCGACAAGGTGATGTCGCCGCTGCGTCGCGATTTTCCGGGGCTGAAGGTCGTTTTCGAGCACATCACGACGCAAGACGCCGCCGAATACGTCGCGTCTGCCGAAGGCCCGATTGCCGCCACGATTACGCCGCACCACCTGCTGTACAACCGCAACGCCATCTTCACCGGCGGTATTCGTCCGCACTATTACTGCCTGCCGGTGCTCAAGCGAGAGACGCATCGCGAAGCCCTCGTGAAGGCCGCAACGTCGGGCAGCCCGCGCTTTTTCCTCGGCACCGATAGCGCGCCGCACGCCCGTGGCGTGAAGGAAGCCGCATGTGGCTGTGCCGGTTGCTACACGGCACTGCACGCCGTGGAACTGTACGCCGAGGCCTTCGACAAAGCGGGCGCCCTCGATAAGCTGGAAGCATTCGCGAGCTTCTACGGCCCGGATTTCTACGAACTGCCGCGTAACGCAGACAAGGTCACGCTGGTGCGCGAAGACTGGACACTGCCTGCGGAACTGCCGATGGGCGACCAAACGGTCGTGCCGCTGCGTGGTGGTGAAGTCATCGGCTGGAAGTTCAAGGGCTGA
- a CDS encoding amino acid ABC transporter ATP-binding protein, with amino-acid sequence MITLKNVSKWYGQFQVLTDCSTEVKKGEVVVVCGPSGSGKSTLIKTVNGLEPIQQGEIIVDGTSVADPKTNLAKLRSRVGMVFQHFELFPHLSITENLTLAQVKVLGRSKEAARDKGLKLLERVGLKAHAHKFPGQLSGGQQQRVAIARALCMDPIAMLFDEPTSALDPEMINEVLDVMVELAQEGMTMMVVTHEMGFAKKVANRVIFMDQGIIVEDDQKDEFFANPKSDRAKDFLAKILH; translated from the coding sequence ATGATTACCCTTAAAAACGTCTCCAAGTGGTACGGCCAGTTCCAGGTGCTCACGGACTGCTCCACTGAAGTCAAGAAGGGTGAAGTCGTGGTGGTGTGCGGCCCGTCGGGTTCGGGCAAGTCCACGCTCATCAAGACCGTCAACGGTCTGGAGCCGATCCAGCAAGGCGAGATCATCGTCGATGGCACCTCGGTTGCAGATCCGAAGACGAACCTGGCCAAGCTGCGTTCGCGCGTCGGCATGGTGTTCCAGCACTTCGAACTGTTCCCGCACCTGTCGATCACTGAAAACCTGACGCTCGCACAGGTCAAGGTGCTGGGTCGCAGCAAGGAAGCGGCGCGCGACAAGGGTCTCAAGCTGCTTGAGCGCGTGGGCCTGAAGGCGCACGCTCACAAGTTCCCGGGCCAGCTCTCGGGCGGTCAGCAGCAGCGTGTCGCTATCGCCCGTGCTCTGTGCATGGACCCGATCGCGATGCTGTTCGATGAGCCGACCTCGGCGCTCGACCCGGAAATGATTAACGAAGTGCTCGACGTGATGGTCGAACTGGCCCAGGAAGGCATGACCATGATGGTGGTCACGCACGAAATGGGCTTCGCCAAGAAGGTCGCCAACCGCGTGATCTTCATGGATCAGGGCATCATCGTGGAAGACGACCAGAAGGACGAGTTCTTCGCGAATCCGAAGTCGGACCGCGCCAAGGACTTCCTGGCCAAGATCCTTCACTGA
- the rplM gene encoding 50S ribosomal protein L13 yields the protein MKTFSAKPAEVTREWFVIDATDKVLGRVASEVARRLRGKHKPEFTPHVDTGDYIIIVNAAKLKVTGAKQTDKKYYRHTGYPGGIYETTFGKMQERFPGRALEKAVKGMLPKGPLGYAMIKKLKVYADGNHPHEAQQPKSLEI from the coding sequence ATGAAGACGTTTTCCGCTAAGCCGGCAGAGGTGACGCGCGAATGGTTTGTGATTGACGCGACGGACAAAGTCCTCGGCCGTGTCGCCAGCGAAGTGGCACGCCGTCTGCGCGGCAAACACAAACCTGAATTCACGCCGCACGTTGATACTGGTGACTACATCATCATCGTCAATGCTGCCAAGCTGAAAGTTACGGGCGCAAAGCAAACTGACAAGAAGTACTACCGTCACACCGGTTATCCGGGCGGTATCTACGAAACCACGTTCGGCAAGATGCAAGAGCGCTTCCCGGGCCGTGCGCTCGAGAAGGCCGTGAAGGGCATGCTGCCGAAGGGTCCGCTGGGCTACGCGATGATCAAGAAGCTGAAGGTGTACGCCGACGGCAACCATCCGCACGAAGCGCAGCAACCGAAGTCGCTCGAGATCTAA
- a CDS encoding OsmC family protein: MECKVSWMGPGGMSFVAQTGSGHIVAMDGAPEGGGNNLAPRPMEMVLVGTGGCTAYDVVMILKKSRADVKDCSVTLKAERASEDPKVFTKIHFHFTVTGRNLNPSAVERAVTLSHDKYCSASIMLAKTAELTHSVEIVEG, from the coding sequence ATGGAATGCAAGGTTAGCTGGATGGGCCCGGGCGGCATGTCCTTCGTCGCACAGACGGGTAGCGGACACATTGTCGCGATGGACGGCGCACCGGAAGGCGGCGGCAACAATCTCGCGCCGCGTCCGATGGAGATGGTGCTGGTCGGCACCGGCGGCTGCACGGCGTACGACGTGGTGATGATCCTCAAGAAGAGCCGCGCGGACGTCAAGGATTGCAGCGTAACGCTCAAGGCCGAGCGCGCCAGCGAAGACCCCAAGGTCTTCACGAAGATCCACTTCCACTTCACGGTGACGGGCCGCAATCTGAACCCGAGCGCCGTGGAGCGTGCGGTGACGCTCTCGCACGACAAGTACTGCTCGGCGTCGATCATGCTCGCGAAGACGGCGGAGCTCACGCACAGCGTCGAGATCGTGGAAGGCTGA
- a CDS encoding glutamate/aspartate ABC transporter substrate-binding protein, protein MTLSKIALAMCCVGLMAGAAQAQEAGTLKKIKDTGIISLGNRESSIPFSFYDNNHNVVGYANDVAQAIVAEVKKDLKLAKLDVKQTPITSQNRIPLVQNGTIDIECGSTTNNADRQKQAAFSNTFFIIGTRLLTKTSSGVKDFADLKGKNVVTTAGTTSERLLREMNQKDNMGMNIISAKDHGEAAITLHQGRAVAFMMDDALLAGERAKFKDAKDYSIVGKAASYEAYGCMMRKDDPAFKKVVDKAVADYQKSGQAQKDYAKWFQQPIPALGGVNMDFAPSAEMAALWKNPNDNADVNSAK, encoded by the coding sequence ATGACCCTCTCGAAAATTGCGTTGGCGATGTGCTGTGTTGGCCTGATGGCAGGTGCTGCTCAGGCTCAGGAAGCCGGTACCCTTAAGAAGATCAAGGACACGGGCATCATTTCGCTGGGAAACCGCGAATCGTCTATCCCGTTCTCGTTCTATGACAACAACCACAATGTTGTCGGTTACGCCAACGACGTCGCTCAGGCGATCGTTGCTGAAGTCAAGAAAGACCTGAAGCTCGCGAAGCTGGACGTCAAGCAGACGCCGATCACGTCGCAGAACCGCATTCCGCTGGTTCAGAACGGCACGATCGACATCGAGTGCGGTTCGACCACGAACAACGCCGACCGTCAGAAGCAGGCTGCCTTCTCGAACACGTTCTTCATCATCGGTACGCGTCTGCTGACGAAGACCTCGTCGGGCGTGAAGGATTTCGCTGACCTGAAGGGCAAGAACGTCGTCACGACGGCTGGCACGACGTCTGAGCGTCTGCTGCGCGAGATGAACCAGAAAGACAACATGGGCATGAACATCATCAGCGCGAAGGATCACGGCGAAGCTGCCATCACGCTGCATCAGGGTCGTGCCGTGGCGTTCATGATGGACGACGCACTGCTCGCAGGCGAACGTGCCAAGTTCAAGGATGCCAAGGACTACAGCATTGTCGGCAAGGCTGCTTCGTACGAAGCCTACGGCTGCATGATGCGCAAGGACGATCCGGCGTTCAAGAAGGTGGTGGACAAGGCTGTTGCCGACTACCAAAAGTCGGGTCAGGCACAGAAGGACTACGCCAAGTGGTTCCAACAGCCGATCCCGGCACTGGGTGGTGTGAACATGGACTTCGCACCCTCGGCTGAAATGGCTGCCCTGTGGAAGAATCCGAACGACAACGCAGACGTCAACTCTGCAAAGTAA
- the argC gene encoding N-acetyl-gamma-glutamyl-phosphate reductase — MVKVGIVGGTGYTGVELLRLLAQHPEVKLTAITSRKEAGTPVADMYPNLRGRVDLAFCTPDDARLTDCDVVFFATPHGVAMAQARELLAAGVRVIDLAADFRLKDTATFEKWYGMPHSCPDILEEAVYGLPEINRDKIKSARVIGLPGCYPTSVQLGYAPLFAGGRKLVDPKHLIADAKSGASGAGRKGETSLILAETADNFKAYGVKGHRHHPEIKQGLEAIAGYDVGLTFVPHLLPTIRGIHSTLYATILPEARDTDFQALFETYYAGEPFVDVLPAGSMPETRWVRASNYVRMAVHRPNDGDTLVILVVEDNLVKGASGQGVQCMNLMFGLPENMGLTHIPVLP; from the coding sequence ATGGTCAAGGTAGGCATCGTAGGCGGCACCGGCTATACCGGTGTGGAGCTGCTCCGTTTGCTGGCGCAGCACCCGGAAGTGAAGTTGACGGCGATTACCTCGCGCAAGGAAGCGGGTACGCCGGTCGCCGATATGTATCCGAACCTGCGAGGCCGTGTCGACCTGGCATTTTGCACGCCTGACGACGCTCGTCTGACGGATTGCGACGTGGTGTTCTTCGCGACGCCGCACGGCGTGGCGATGGCGCAGGCGCGCGAATTGCTGGCCGCAGGGGTGCGAGTGATCGACCTGGCAGCGGACTTCCGTCTGAAAGACACCGCCACGTTCGAAAAGTGGTACGGCATGCCGCATTCGTGCCCGGACATCCTCGAAGAGGCCGTCTACGGCCTGCCCGAGATCAACCGTGACAAGATCAAGAGCGCGCGCGTGATCGGCCTGCCGGGCTGCTATCCGACGTCCGTGCAACTGGGCTACGCACCGCTGTTCGCGGGTGGCCGCAAGCTGGTTGACCCGAAGCATCTGATCGCCGACGCCAAGTCGGGCGCAAGCGGCGCCGGCCGTAAGGGGGAAACGTCGCTCATCCTCGCGGAAACGGCTGACAACTTCAAGGCTTATGGCGTGAAGGGGCACCGTCACCATCCGGAAATCAAACAGGGTCTCGAAGCGATTGCCGGTTACGACGTGGGTCTGACGTTCGTGCCGCATCTGTTGCCGACGATTCGCGGCATCCACTCGACGCTGTACGCGACGATTCTGCCCGAAGCGCGCGACACCGACTTCCAGGCGCTGTTCGAAACGTACTATGCCGGGGAGCCGTTCGTGGATGTGCTGCCGGCCGGTTCGATGCCGGAAACGCGCTGGGTGCGTGCGTCGAACTATGTGCGCATGGCCGTGCACCGTCCGAACGATGGCGACACGCTGGTGATCCTCGTTGTCGAGGACAATCTGGTCAAGGGCGCGTCCGGTCAGGGCGTGCAATGTATGAACCTGATGTTCGGCCTGCCGGAGAACATGGGCCTGACCCATATTCCCGTACTGCCGTAA
- a CDS encoding Glu/Leu/Phe/Val family dehydrogenase, whose amino-acid sequence MSQTSHALPSYLDAEHLGPWGNYLQQVDRVTPYLGSLSRWVETLKRPKRILVVDCPIELDNGTIAHFEGYRVQHNTSRGPGKGGVRFHQDVTLSEVMALSAWMSVKNAAVNVPYGGAKGGIRVDPRKLSRGELERLTRRYTSEINIIIGPTKDIPAPDVNTNEQIMAWMMDTYSMNEGSTATGVVTGKPISLGGSLGRREATGRGVFVVSCEAARRLGMDVRGARVIVQGFGNVGGIAARLFHEAGAHVIGVQDHTGTIYKSDGLDVPNLLKHVAETGGVGGFPAAETMKDEEFWSLDCEFLIPAALENQITEKNADQIRAKVVVEGANGPTTTAADDILRSKNILVVPDVVANAGGVTVSYFEWVQDFSSFFWTEEEINQRLERIMREAFDGVWHVAQEHQVSLRTAAFIVACSRILQAREMRGLYP is encoded by the coding sequence ATGTCTCAAACGTCACATGCCTTGCCCTCTTACCTCGACGCCGAACACCTCGGTCCGTGGGGTAACTACCTCCAACAAGTCGACCGCGTTACCCCCTACCTCGGTTCGCTCTCGCGCTGGGTCGAAACCCTCAAGCGCCCGAAGCGTATTCTCGTGGTCGACTGCCCGATCGAACTCGACAACGGCACCATCGCCCACTTCGAGGGCTATCGCGTTCAGCACAACACCTCGCGCGGCCCCGGTAAGGGCGGCGTGCGTTTCCACCAGGACGTGACGCTGTCCGAAGTCATGGCTCTGTCGGCCTGGATGTCGGTCAAGAACGCGGCGGTGAACGTGCCTTACGGCGGCGCCAAGGGCGGTATCCGCGTCGACCCGCGCAAGCTTTCGCGCGGCGAGCTGGAGCGTCTCACGCGTCGCTACACCAGCGAAATCAACATCATCATCGGACCGACGAAGGACATTCCGGCACCGGACGTCAACACCAATGAGCAGATCATGGCGTGGATGATGGACACCTACTCGATGAACGAGGGTTCCACCGCCACGGGCGTCGTGACCGGCAAGCCGATTTCGCTCGGTGGCTCGCTGGGCCGCCGCGAAGCGACCGGCCGTGGCGTGTTCGTGGTGAGCTGCGAAGCGGCCCGCCGTCTGGGTATGGACGTGCGCGGTGCGCGCGTGATCGTGCAGGGCTTCGGCAACGTGGGCGGTATCGCTGCGCGTCTGTTCCATGAAGCTGGTGCGCATGTCATCGGCGTGCAAGATCACACCGGCACGATCTACAAGTCGGACGGCCTCGATGTGCCGAACCTGCTCAAGCACGTGGCAGAGACGGGCGGCGTGGGCGGTTTCCCGGCAGCGGAAACGATGAAGGATGAAGAGTTCTGGTCGCTCGACTGCGAATTCCTGATCCCGGCCGCGCTGGAAAACCAGATCACCGAGAAAAATGCCGACCAGATCCGCGCCAAGGTCGTGGTGGAAGGCGCCAATGGCCCGACCACGACGGCTGCGGACGACATTCTGCGTAGCAAGAACATCCTCGTCGTGCCGGACGTGGTCGCTAACGCCGGTGGTGTGACGGTGTCGTACTTCGAATGGGTGCAGGATTTCTCGAGCTTCTTCTGGACCGAGGAAGAGATCAACCAGCGTCTGGAGCGCATCATGCGCGAGGCATTCGACGGTGTGTGGCACGTGGCGCAGGAGCATCAGGTTTCGCTGCGTACAGCCGCATTCATCGTCGCGTGTAGCCGTATTCTGCAAGCGCGTGAAATGCGTGGTCTGTACCCCTGA